A region from the Leptospira venezuelensis genome encodes:
- a CDS encoding efflux RND transporter periplasmic adaptor subunit, whose amino-acid sequence MQLKEILLNLYSNKIARISTACILLILLSWWIFRPKPVQADIGKVTKGTYQQIVEEEGITRVKEKFTLFSPVNGVLQRIEKHVGEKVDKGETVAIVRWDYDRKVKSPIAGTILSIQRESEGPIAMGAPILDIGNTSSLEIVCDVLTQDSTHIHSGDPVLIEGWGGEPIQGKVRLVEPAAFTKISSLGVEEQRVRIIIDISSHVGLGDSFRVQAKIVSFSKDNMLILPTASLFREGENWAVFKVVKGKAQKTNVKIEARSGKSSLLTEGLQEGDEVVLYPTEEIKNGKRVK is encoded by the coding sequence ATGCAACTTAAGGAAATCCTATTAAACTTATACTCCAACAAGATCGCACGTATCTCCACTGCTTGTATTTTACTGATCCTTCTAAGCTGGTGGATCTTCCGACCTAAACCAGTACAAGCGGATATTGGAAAAGTGACAAAAGGTACTTACCAACAGATCGTGGAAGAGGAAGGTATTACAAGGGTAAAAGAAAAATTCACCCTCTTCTCTCCTGTAAACGGAGTACTCCAAAGAATAGAAAAACACGTGGGAGAAAAAGTAGATAAAGGAGAAACTGTTGCGATCGTTCGGTGGGATTATGACCGAAAAGTAAAATCGCCAATCGCAGGAACAATTCTATCCATCCAAAGAGAAAGTGAAGGTCCGATCGCAATGGGAGCTCCTATACTAGATATAGGTAACACTTCATCTCTTGAGATTGTATGCGATGTACTTACTCAAGACAGTACACATATCCATTCTGGGGATCCAGTCTTAATTGAAGGATGGGGTGGAGAACCTATCCAAGGAAAAGTTAGATTGGTAGAGCCTGCTGCCTTCACAAAAATATCCTCTTTGGGTGTGGAAGAACAAAGAGTCAGAATTATTATAGATATTTCCTCTCATGTCGGATTAGGGGATTCTTTCCGTGTCCAAGCAAAAATTGTTTCCTTCAGCAAAGATAACATGTTAATCCTGCCGACTGCTTCGTTGTTCAGAGAAGGAGAGAACTGGGCAGTTTTTAAAGTGGTAAAGGGTAAAGCACAGAAGACTAATGTTAAGATCGAAGCAAGAAGTGGAAAGTCTTCCCTATTAACTGAAGGTCTGCAAGAAGGAGATGAAGTGGTCTTATATCCGACCGAAGAGATAAAGAATGGGAAAAGAGTGAAATAG
- a CDS encoding LIC10415 family protein produces MDVQLTNLVSSAEKLLRDKRSSVPGKTGVPSEAQNAADKTEFSSSLTSRYLKVQETLGNLQEQLSKEQMKLGVLSEEKKTPKEELINVLFGETPLFRELVENPNQDLNQLREQVQVKKDQLMDSIRKYEVESENVLSVGMLKNPENFRKSIENLSGKDIQMKQLSEKTIERLIQD; encoded by the coding sequence ATGGACGTTCAACTTACGAATCTAGTCTCATCAGCAGAGAAACTTCTCCGCGACAAGAGATCTTCCGTTCCAGGAAAGACGGGAGTGCCCTCGGAAGCCCAAAACGCAGCCGACAAAACCGAGTTTTCTAGCAGCTTAACCTCTAGATACTTAAAAGTTCAGGAAACCTTGGGGAATCTCCAAGAACAACTTTCTAAAGAACAAATGAAACTCGGAGTACTGAGCGAAGAAAAGAAGACACCTAAAGAGGAACTAATCAATGTCCTTTTCGGTGAAACTCCTTTGTTCAGAGAATTGGTAGAGAATCCAAACCAGGATCTAAACCAATTGAGAGAGCAGGTCCAAGTGAAGAAGGACCAACTAATGGATTCTATACGCAAATACGAAGTAGAATCAGAGAACGTGCTCTCCGTCGGAATGCTTAAGAATCCTGAAAATTTCCGGAAGTCTATCGAGAACCTTTCCGGTAAAGATATTCAGATGAAACAGCTATCCGAGAAAACGATAGAAAGACTGATCCAAGATTAA
- a CDS encoding CapA family protein — MIRSSIFCLGIAFFAVPCSSQNVKTGSPTDAVRIVAVGDIMSHQTQIDTAYDKECDCWKFDEVFQEVSSMISEADLAVGNLETTLPGDPKHYTGYPQFGAPDSLAKAIKDIGFDVLSTANNHSCDKGKLGVVRTLSVLDQLGLKHLGTYRDREEYEKNRILFVPVGNLNLAFLDYTYGTNGLEIPAGTVINLIDKDQIASDIALAKKSKPDAIIVMYHYGTEYLHQPDPFQVEMVDHAFTSGADIVLGGHPHTLQKFGKKTLKDKFGISKERFYIYSLGNFISGQDRRYVDGGLILKFSLSKENDKLSIFDIAYEPIWVYIDRTGSKAQFRLLPVKKYLNNDQERKLPENSYQRMKQFYKDTVDLLGP; from the coding sequence ATGATCCGAAGCTCTATCTTTTGTTTGGGGATTGCATTCTTTGCAGTCCCTTGTTCTTCTCAGAACGTAAAAACAGGTTCTCCAACTGACGCAGTTAGAATTGTAGCAGTGGGGGATATCATGTCTCACCAAACTCAGATAGATACGGCTTACGATAAAGAATGTGATTGCTGGAAATTCGATGAGGTATTTCAAGAAGTATCTTCAATGATCTCTGAGGCGGATCTTGCCGTTGGAAATTTGGAGACTACTCTTCCTGGAGATCCAAAACACTACACCGGTTATCCTCAATTCGGCGCTCCGGATTCGCTTGCGAAAGCAATTAAGGATATCGGTTTCGATGTGCTTTCTACTGCTAATAATCATTCCTGTGACAAGGGCAAGTTGGGAGTTGTAAGAACTCTTTCTGTTTTGGATCAATTAGGTCTGAAACATCTGGGGACGTACAGGGACAGAGAAGAATATGAAAAAAATAGAATATTATTCGTCCCTGTAGGAAATCTGAATCTTGCATTCTTAGATTATACGTACGGAACCAATGGACTGGAAATCCCTGCTGGCACAGTAATTAATTTGATCGATAAGGACCAGATCGCTTCCGATATTGCCTTGGCGAAAAAATCCAAACCAGATGCAATTATCGTAATGTATCATTACGGAACAGAATATCTACATCAGCCTGATCCTTTCCAGGTGGAAATGGTGGACCATGCATTCACTTCTGGAGCAGATATAGTTTTAGGAGGGCATCCTCATACTCTCCAAAAGTTCGGTAAAAAAACGCTTAAAGATAAATTCGGTATCTCAAAAGAAAGATTCTATATTTATTCTTTGGGTAATTTTATCTCCGGGCAGGATAGGCGGTATGTAGATGGAGGACTTATTCTTAAGTTTTCCTTATCTAAAGAAAACGACAAATTAAGTATTTTTGATATAGCTTATGAACCTATTTGGGTTTATATAGACAGGACCGGTTCTAAGGCTCAGTTCAGATTATTACCTGTTAAAAAATATTTAAATAACGATCAGGAAAGAAAACTTCCTGAGAATTCTTACCAGAGAATGAAACAATTCTATAAAGACACGGTAGATCTACTCGGTCCTTAA
- a CDS encoding SH3 domain-containing protein, which produces MAAMALKFRILLLLLLPSLYLSLVAQTSDPYHYVLITSGVLNVRETPETGKIVFTLNRGNKVKILPDETKGPVDWAKIKAEDGKTGFVSRKYLGLTPPDTLDEYKLIGFVWSGYDPKDLPIFVPLAFFSPKGWQEAKDEYEFDYKFRSGVNTSLPSFSLLEGDKGPSFSAASPTTYGCQEFPALKVKPTGDIKTKKDWLVYSPDLKLQSIPLQELAKTDPDYTLFKNLAETTWKARGYPETEWLHSTMEEVYSFKNSKKETFLSGRITYHKKGAERRYLYLLGRKFGTDRILISYEKSEKLTEELGFYGGSYHLIGVIYREEDPVPILLFTDIGYDSSIKSLYELKNGTLQLLLRGAGDAC; this is translated from the coding sequence TTGGCTGCGATGGCGCTTAAATTCCGGATCTTATTACTCTTACTTCTACCTTCACTTTATCTATCGTTAGTCGCTCAGACTTCAGATCCATATCATTATGTTCTAATCACATCAGGCGTGTTAAACGTTCGAGAAACCCCAGAAACCGGAAAGATCGTATTTACATTGAACCGGGGAAATAAGGTTAAAATCCTTCCTGACGAAACAAAAGGTCCAGTCGATTGGGCTAAGATCAAAGCTGAAGATGGTAAAACAGGTTTTGTTTCCAGAAAATACTTAGGACTCACACCACCAGATACATTAGATGAATATAAATTGATCGGATTTGTTTGGTCTGGATATGATCCAAAGGATCTTCCGATCTTTGTTCCACTTGCATTCTTTAGTCCAAAAGGTTGGCAAGAAGCAAAAGACGAATACGAATTCGATTATAAATTCAGAAGTGGAGTAAATACTTCTCTTCCTTCTTTTTCATTATTAGAAGGAGATAAGGGACCTTCCTTTTCTGCAGCCTCACCTACTACGTACGGATGCCAAGAATTCCCGGCCTTAAAAGTAAAGCCTACAGGAGATATTAAAACCAAAAAAGATTGGTTGGTATATTCTCCGGATCTAAAGCTGCAATCAATTCCGCTCCAAGAGTTGGCTAAAACGGATCCGGATTATACCCTTTTCAAAAACTTGGCGGAAACAACTTGGAAGGCAAGAGGATATCCTGAAACGGAATGGCTTCATTCTACGATGGAAGAAGTTTATTCCTTTAAAAATAGTAAAAAAGAAACCTTTCTTTCTGGTAGGATCACTTATCATAAAAAAGGCGCAGAACGAAGATACCTCTATCTACTTGGGCGCAAATTCGGAACGGACAGAATTTTGATCTCTTACGAAAAATCCGAAAAACTCACGGAAGAATTAGGATTTTATGGCGGTTCTTATCATTTAATCGGAGTAATCTACAGGGAAGAAGATCCGGTTCCTATATTATTATTTACTGATATAGGTTACGACTCTTCTATTAAATCTTTATATGAATTAAAGAACGGCACCTTGCAGTTATTATTAAGAGGAGCAGGAGACGCTTGTTAA
- a CDS encoding alkene reductase yields the protein MNLLFTEYTLGKNKLKNRAVMAPMTRSRAIGNIPNDLMAEYYSQRAGAGLLITEGVSPSPNGLGYARIPGIFSEEQVQGWKKVTDAVHAKQGRIFVQLMHSGRVGNQLNLPKGAELVGPSAIGLKGTVWTDAEGNQPYSSPREMNSKDIQAAIREYVVASENAIKAGFDGVELHGANGYLIEQFLHPSANHRTDEYGGDWKKRNRFAVEVATAVVEAIGADKVAIRLSPYGVFNDLEIHNEIEEQYKDLATSLGKLGLVYIHIVDHSAMGAVKPTASVVTSIRESYKSGNPNGAYILSGGYDPDRADSDLKQKNADLIAFGRNFISNPDLVERFEKGIPLAEPDASTFYTPGEKGYTDYPVAALSQV from the coding sequence ATGAACCTATTATTTACCGAATATACATTAGGAAAGAATAAGCTAAAAAATAGAGCCGTTATGGCTCCCATGACTAGATCCAGAGCCATTGGAAATATTCCGAACGATTTGATGGCGGAGTATTATTCCCAAAGAGCCGGTGCCGGTCTACTGATTACGGAAGGTGTTTCTCCTTCTCCAAACGGCTTAGGATATGCGAGGATCCCAGGAATTTTTTCAGAAGAGCAAGTTCAGGGATGGAAGAAGGTAACGGATGCAGTTCATGCTAAGCAAGGTAGAATATTCGTACAACTTATGCATTCCGGAAGAGTGGGAAATCAGCTCAATCTCCCTAAAGGTGCGGAGTTAGTAGGACCTTCTGCTATCGGATTGAAAGGAACTGTTTGGACGGACGCAGAAGGCAACCAACCTTACTCTTCTCCAAGAGAAATGAATTCAAAAGATATACAGGCTGCAATACGAGAGTATGTGGTTGCTTCAGAGAATGCGATCAAAGCAGGGTTTGATGGAGTGGAACTTCATGGTGCTAATGGATATTTGATAGAACAATTTTTACATCCAAGCGCAAATCATCGCACTGACGAATACGGTGGAGATTGGAAAAAAAGAAACAGGTTCGCCGTAGAAGTTGCAACTGCAGTTGTAGAAGCGATCGGTGCAGACAAAGTTGCAATCAGACTTTCTCCTTACGGCGTATTCAACGATTTAGAAATTCATAATGAAATAGAAGAACAATACAAAGATTTAGCTACATCTTTAGGAAAACTAGGACTAGTTTATATCCACATTGTGGACCATTCCGCTATGGGAGCTGTTAAACCGACTGCTTCAGTGGTTACTTCAATCAGAGAATCTTATAAATCCGGAAATCCGAACGGAGCTTATATTCTTTCTGGAGGTTACGATCCAGATCGTGCAGATTCAGATCTGAAACAAAAGAATGCCGATCTGATCGCATTTGGTCGTAACTTTATTTCAAATCCAGATTTAGTGGAAAGATTTGAAAAAGGAATCCCTCTTGCTGAGCCGGATGCTTCTACCTTCTATACTCCAGGAGAAAAAGGTTATACAGATTATCCTGTGGCTGCGCTTTCTCAGGTTTAA
- a CDS encoding glycosyltransferase family 39 protein — MASLVNLLFFLGLILNTFFISAILHKKGLSQPFARNLISFTLSILLAGSISLLLVSIKSYKILSVVLIQYLISGLFIGYILFYKIRLQPKPITVRNNSKNIITKIILTLLLLCAGLMYSFFPIEYIKGDRDHGVYIVFGSHIQKTGGLNFDDPRYQDLTQILEDNIIYGYPAIHSDQSPSAPGGSLSPRFFPLLPTYLALFADLFGLDGMFRVNSIFGILSLAFIFLIVKKWIGPWGALIAVFFCAFNPAQLWNVRTTLSEPLGQFLILFSSCLTLYFFRKNNGWMFFAGGVLGLSSFNRIDSLIYFPAIVLFISYLLFLRKKSLWKGLNFLFGYSAISILGVLYGYINSKPYMVDLWKSKQLLKLTFLCVCSSILLFGLLFFSNLKIGKRVIELCNKTVLSNRKILRVSILSLLFLLIIFVYSIQPMISTAQNLTDSLFFKKNSFIFFLFYVPILLVLFGIGGYDLILFRKQSSGSLIFLLLGSLLSFVYLYDPSIFPDHYWVSRRWVLFPVPFAYIMGVMGLYSLPIKRQIIKFTLITFVFAGCIYDIYNRDKLILFERMLSGYSEEFERLSKSLPKENSIYFTKKADLASPLRYLSGRDTYLIRKTRPFLEKAHQLIESGWNVYLIDEDANLEDQSVTLEKVDKVSLEGNFPIETVNRYPNTLIHKGSFLQVYKVGLNQKAPTPAKRLTSIDPSQFTYILTTVKSERKNQSNLYEEVKAYNYYIPKDPKGKFRVEFEGEGLSQATFSVAANESSSVIFPESSGIGNDKKMSIEFSVENPETDDVMIRFRTQKNRQVILKSLQLSRIP; from the coding sequence ATGGCTTCGTTGGTAAATTTATTATTCTTTTTAGGCCTTATCCTAAATACTTTTTTTATATCAGCCATTCTTCATAAAAAAGGTCTCTCACAACCCTTTGCCAGAAACCTAATCTCCTTTACTCTCTCCATCTTATTAGCTGGTTCCATTTCCCTTCTATTAGTTTCCATTAAGTCTTATAAGATCCTTTCTGTCGTATTGATCCAATATTTGATTTCTGGATTGTTTATCGGATACATACTCTTTTATAAAATTCGCCTCCAACCAAAACCGATCACTGTTCGTAATAATTCCAAAAATATAATTACTAAGATTATCCTAACCTTATTACTCTTATGTGCAGGCTTGATGTACTCTTTTTTTCCTATCGAGTATATTAAAGGAGATAGGGACCACGGAGTATATATTGTTTTCGGAAGTCATATCCAGAAAACAGGTGGCTTAAATTTTGATGATCCCCGTTACCAAGATCTCACCCAGATCTTGGAGGATAATATAATTTATGGCTACCCCGCAATTCACTCTGATCAGTCACCTTCCGCTCCAGGCGGCTCCCTTTCCCCTCGCTTCTTTCCCCTCCTCCCTACTTACTTAGCCCTATTTGCAGATCTATTCGGTCTAGATGGAATGTTCCGAGTGAACTCAATATTCGGTATATTGTCCTTAGCCTTTATATTTCTGATTGTGAAAAAATGGATAGGGCCTTGGGGAGCATTGATCGCAGTCTTTTTCTGCGCATTCAATCCTGCTCAACTTTGGAATGTTAGAACTACCTTATCCGAACCATTAGGGCAATTTTTGATCTTATTCTCTTCTTGCTTAACTCTTTATTTTTTCCGGAAGAATAACGGGTGGATGTTCTTTGCAGGAGGAGTTTTAGGTTTAAGCAGTTTTAATAGGATCGACAGCTTAATATATTTTCCTGCAATTGTGCTTTTTATAAGTTATTTATTATTCTTAAGAAAAAAATCTCTATGGAAAGGACTTAACTTTCTATTTGGATATTCAGCGATTTCGATCTTAGGTGTTCTGTACGGATACATCAACTCCAAACCGTATATGGTCGATCTTTGGAAAAGCAAACAATTGCTGAAATTAACTTTCCTCTGTGTTTGTTCTTCTATTTTATTATTCGGGCTTTTATTCTTCTCTAATTTAAAAATAGGAAAACGAGTGATCGAATTGTGTAACAAGACGGTCCTCAGTAATAGAAAGATATTAAGAGTGTCGATTCTCTCCTTATTGTTTCTCTTAATCATATTCGTTTATTCTATTCAACCAATGATCAGCACCGCACAGAATCTAACTGATTCCCTTTTCTTTAAAAAGAATAGTTTTATATTCTTCTTATTTTATGTTCCTATTCTCCTAGTATTATTCGGAATAGGAGGATACGATCTAATATTATTCAGGAAACAATCTTCTGGGTCGTTAATATTTCTACTATTAGGTTCACTTCTATCTTTTGTTTATCTTTATGACCCGAGTATTTTTCCAGATCATTACTGGGTATCAAGACGTTGGGTTTTGTTCCCAGTTCCATTTGCCTATATCATGGGAGTCATGGGACTTTATTCTTTACCTATCAAAAGACAAATCATTAAGTTCACTCTAATTACCTTTGTCTTTGCAGGTTGTATATATGATATTTATAATAGAGATAAATTGATCTTATTTGAAAGAATGTTGTCAGGTTACTCAGAAGAATTCGAAAGATTATCAAAATCTCTTCCAAAAGAGAATTCTATTTATTTTACTAAAAAAGCAGATCTCGCAAGCCCTCTTCGTTATCTAAGCGGAAGAGATACGTATCTTATCCGCAAGACCCGTCCTTTTTTAGAGAAAGCACACCAATTGATCGAATCTGGCTGGAATGTTTATCTAATTGATGAGGATGCTAATCTGGAAGATCAATCAGTTACTTTAGAAAAAGTGGATAAAGTAAGTTTAGAAGGAAATTTCCCAATAGAAACCGTAAATCGTTATCCAAATACTCTTATACATAAAGGAAGCTTTTTACAAGTTTATAAAGTAGGATTAAATCAGAAAGCCCCTACTCCGGCAAAAAGATTAACCTCAATAGATCCTAGCCAATTCACATATATATTGACAACAGTTAAGTCAGAACGTAAAAACCAATCGAACCTTTACGAAGAAGTAAAAGCCTACAATTATTACATTCCGAAAGATCCAAAAGGAAAGTTCCGAGTAGAATTCGAAGGAGAAGGCCTTAGCCAAGCGACTTTCAGCGTGGCCGCTAATGAATCTTCCTCTGTAATCTTTCCGGAATCTTCAGGAATTGGGAATGATAAAAAGATGAGTATCGAATTCTCTGTAGAAAATCCGGAAACGGACGATGTAATGATCAGGTTCCGCACCCAAAAAAACAGACAAGTAATTCTAAAATCCCTGCAATTATCTAGAATTCCTTAA
- a CDS encoding LIC_10091 family lipoprotein has product MRKKGPKTVVLLKNKKNLFLAVLFICSVFYLLDCSAGQGQGDHSVFGRRASLTREGLQLSAIDTPPADRHLHAEHYPSSNERRLDLFKSRVVGLGGGYMGVGTDQNLTLIAWARSEFAYLFDFDPVTVSINRLHLHFIEISPTYPEFEKLWDPKNKNDVLPIIEKRFSNDPEYQVILKSYQIALRKGAVPQRLGDLHKISKVYPQFTSFHNDTKDYDHLRNLVLDGKIIAIDGNLLGDKTINSISEKAKELEIPIRILYTSNAEEYFRYPEGMRKNFLNLYGDSKSIVIRTVTKGAKVYGFPDGEMFPAAFPFHYNIQSLDNLKVWLTKENVLYTTILLRNRKPIEKGFSLIEALPPEPKK; this is encoded by the coding sequence ATGAGAAAAAAAGGACCTAAGACGGTCGTTTTACTTAAAAATAAAAAGAATTTATTCTTAGCGGTTTTATTCATTTGTTCGGTTTTCTATCTTTTGGATTGTTCTGCCGGCCAAGGCCAGGGAGATCATTCAGTATTCGGAAGAAGGGCTTCTTTAACTCGAGAAGGATTACAACTTTCAGCAATCGATACTCCTCCGGCAGATCGTCATCTTCATGCTGAACATTATCCTTCTTCTAACGAAAGAAGATTGGACCTGTTTAAATCCAGAGTAGTGGGTTTAGGTGGCGGCTATATGGGAGTTGGAACCGATCAGAACTTAACTTTGATAGCATGGGCAAGAAGTGAATTTGCTTATCTATTCGATTTTGATCCGGTAACAGTTTCTATTAATCGACTTCATCTTCACTTCATTGAAATTTCTCCTACTTATCCTGAATTTGAAAAACTTTGGGATCCTAAGAATAAAAATGATGTTCTTCCTATTATCGAAAAAAGATTTTCGAATGATCCAGAATATCAAGTAATTCTAAAGTCTTATCAAATCGCTCTTAGAAAGGGAGCTGTTCCTCAACGTTTAGGGGATTTGCATAAGATCTCTAAAGTATATCCTCAGTTTACTTCTTTTCATAATGATACAAAGGATTATGATCACTTAAGAAATCTGGTATTAGATGGAAAAATAATTGCGATCGATGGGAATTTATTAGGAGATAAGACGATAAATTCTATTTCAGAAAAAGCAAAGGAACTAGAGATACCGATCCGCATCTTATACACTTCTAATGCAGAAGAATATTTTAGGTATCCGGAAGGAATGAGAAAGAACTTCCTGAATCTTTACGGAGATTCCAAAAGTATCGTGATCCGCACTGTTACAAAAGGCGCAAAGGTATACGGATTTCCTGATGGAGAGATGTTTCCTGCAGCTTTCCCTTTCCATTATAATATTCAATCTTTAGATAACCTGAAAGTTTGGCTGACCAAAGAGAATGTTCTATATACAACCATACTTCTTCGGAATCGTAAGCCGATCGAAAAAGGATTTTCTTTAATAGAAGCCTTACCTCCGGAACCTAAAAAATGA
- a CDS encoding acyl-CoA dehydrogenase family protein has product MKGIQEKKIDLYNPTDDHLSLRENVSAFAKENLDLQAKDHDDEESFNKDLFRRLGAELGIFGVTVPQEDGGMGLDPVASVIIHEEFSAYDPGFTLSYLAHEVLFVNNFFHSGNPAQRAKYMPKVLSGEWIGGMGMTEPGAGTDVLGMTTVATRKGDKFVLNGRKQFITNGIVGQVFLVYAKTSKDSKRTTSFIVESSYPGFSFGKKEEKMGMRSSPTTQLIFENMEVPAENLIGAEDGALTHMMRNLEIERVTLAAQSLGIAKRCIDVMCEYSILHREAFDKKLIEFGQIQRLLAESYADYQAARALVYDVASKIHPENRNSLGAASAKLVSTQMAERVSRNAIQVLGGYGYCREYPVERLHRDAILLSIGGGTNEAMQKNIAADLRKLYASSGM; this is encoded by the coding sequence ATGAAGGGAATCCAAGAAAAAAAAATAGATCTATATAATCCAACTGATGATCATCTTTCTCTGAGGGAGAATGTAAGTGCTTTTGCTAAAGAGAATTTGGATCTGCAAGCAAAGGATCATGACGACGAAGAATCTTTTAATAAGGATCTATTCCGTCGATTAGGAGCTGAATTAGGAATATTCGGAGTTACAGTTCCTCAAGAAGATGGGGGAATGGGACTGGATCCAGTCGCGAGCGTGATCATCCATGAGGAATTCTCTGCTTATGATCCTGGATTTACTCTATCATATTTAGCTCATGAAGTACTTTTCGTAAACAATTTCTTTCACAGCGGAAATCCTGCTCAAAGAGCAAAATACATGCCTAAGGTTCTTTCTGGGGAATGGATCGGCGGAATGGGTATGACGGAACCTGGTGCAGGAACTGACGTTCTTGGAATGACAACTGTCGCCACTCGTAAAGGTGATAAATTTGTGTTAAACGGCAGAAAGCAGTTTATCACAAACGGGATCGTTGGTCAGGTATTCTTAGTATATGCAAAAACTAGCAAAGACTCTAAACGAACTACTTCCTTCATCGTAGAGAGTTCTTATCCTGGATTTAGTTTTGGTAAAAAAGAAGAGAAGATGGGGATGAGATCTTCCCCAACTACTCAGTTGATCTTTGAGAACATGGAAGTTCCGGCAGAAAATTTAATCGGTGCAGAAGATGGCGCCTTAACTCATATGATGAGAAACCTGGAGATTGAAAGAGTGACTCTTGCTGCCCAATCTTTAGGAATTGCGAAACGTTGTATAGATGTGATGTGCGAATATTCAATTCTGCATAGGGAAGCTTTCGATAAGAAGTTAATAGAATTCGGACAGATCCAAAGATTGCTGGCTGAGTCTTATGCAGATTACCAAGCTGCAAGAGCATTGGTATATGACGTTGCTTCTAAGATCCATCCTGAAAATCGAAATTCTCTCGGAGCAGCTTCTGCAAAATTAGTATCTACCCAAATGGCGGAAAGAGTTTCCAGAAACGCAATCCAGGTATTGGGCGGTTATGGTTATTGTAGAGAATATCCGGTAGAAAGATTACATAGAGATGCAATCTTGCTTTCTATTGGTGGTGGCACAAACGAAGCAATGCAAAAGAATATAGCTGCTGATTTGAGGAAGTTATATGCAAGCTCAGGGATGTAA